From Paenibacillus polymyxa, the proteins below share one genomic window:
- a CDS encoding helix-turn-helix domain-containing protein, whose translation MSTVNNNLNTIGERLFVLRKSKNLSMQELASQLLIPVSRVDNKDIVRYKAVAQSTINNIEKDINKPTSDIIIAICNFFDVSADWFLTGKEYEPRKEEQVKFSASIKLDDNYDEHNDMQRFIYETAINYVQSDEFTEKITKKIKDKIKKEDS comes from the coding sequence GTGTCTACAGTCAACAATAATTTAAATACAATCGGAGAAAGATTATTTGTACTTCGTAAGAGCAAAAACTTGTCTATGCAAGAACTAGCAAGTCAATTGCTTATTCCTGTTTCCCGAGTAGATAATAAAGATATAGTTAGATATAAAGCCGTAGCTCAATCGACAATAAATAATATTGAAAAAGACATAAACAAACCGACTTCGGATATAATCATTGCCATATGTAATTTTTTTGACGTTTCGGCAGATTGGTTTTTAACTGGCAAAGAATACGAACCCAGAAAAGAAGAACAAGTTAAATTTTCCGCTTCAATCAAATTAGACGATAACTATGACGAACACAATGACATGCAACGTTTTATTTATGAAACGGCTATAAACTATGTTCAAAGCGATGAATTCACTGAAAAAATCACAAAAAAAATAAAAGACAAAATCAAAAAAGAGGATTCCTAA
- a CDS encoding OmpH family outer membrane protein, with the protein MKNRIFELSENKKITGRRYIKWIIHEIYNDPNKWNKNGISWKEQYVLNNIDSLKGMPICVEFLDCDKSEPMGHGLSNTKDNKVLFEYSTTVGTTEGAYIDDIEVDGETIRALIGEGYIYEQRYPNFVDWIKTKLYDKEFPDTSVEICNKANGDNETIIYENNQGGEGRIPMIYDYTGVAIIGIEPSDDKAILIEMNSYNNKEEEKMSKELEEKVSGLTEQVGTLTNELNELRNYKKQNEDKLLVAELNQKLSEYSDSEKEIVKNKVEQFSKEPQQGKINEIINEINSAIAGQVIKARKNPTNVQHQKSDAIFGDVFESNSNGSVDNDITKLY; encoded by the coding sequence TTGAAAAATAGGATTTTTGAGTTATCAGAAAACAAGAAGATAACAGGAAGACGATATATTAAATGGATTATACATGAAATCTACAACGATCCAAATAAATGGAATAAAAATGGGATTAGTTGGAAAGAACAGTATGTCCTTAATAATATTGATTCATTAAAAGGGATGCCAATATGTGTTGAGTTTTTGGATTGCGACAAATCAGAACCGATGGGTCATGGCTTAAGTAATACCAAAGATAATAAGGTGCTGTTTGAATACAGTACAACTGTTGGAACAACTGAAGGTGCATACATAGATGATATCGAGGTTGACGGTGAAACTATTAGAGCATTAATAGGTGAAGGCTATATATATGAACAACGCTATCCTAATTTTGTAGATTGGATAAAAACTAAATTATACGATAAAGAGTTTCCAGATACATCAGTAGAAATTTGCAATAAAGCTAATGGAGACAATGAAACTATTATTTATGAAAACAATCAAGGTGGCGAAGGTCGTATTCCCATGATTTACGATTATACGGGAGTTGCTATTATTGGAATTGAACCATCAGATGATAAGGCTATTTTGATTGAAATGAATAGTTATAACAATAAGGAGGAAGAAAAAATGAGCAAAGAATTAGAAGAAAAGGTTAGTGGGCTTACTGAACAGGTTGGGACATTGACGAATGAACTAAATGAACTACGTAATTATAAAAAACAAAATGAGGATAAACTTTTGGTAGCGGAATTGAATCAGAAACTGTCTGAGTACAGCGATAGCGAAAAAGAGATTGTTAAAAATAAAGTTGAACAATTCTCAAAAGAACCGCAACAAGGAAAGATCAATGAGATTATTAACGAAATCAATTCAGCAATTGCTGGTCAAGTAATTAAAGCAAGAAAGAATCCAACCAATGTACAACATCAAAAAAGTGATGCAATTTTTGGCGATGTATTCGAAAGCAATAGTAACGGCAGCGTTGATAACGATATCACAAAACTATATTAA
- a CDS encoding DUF6173 family protein: MNMSDRYNKFLASQARLNKKSDYASDYHERIIEMIADFESELDDTQEVGMRLVTFGQSVTFHVQNIGYYDPYLIRFIGQLEDGSPVELVQHVSQISFLLMAAKKLDPEKPANRIGFILEEEK; the protein is encoded by the coding sequence ATGAATATGTCTGATAGGTACAACAAATTTCTTGCATCACAGGCAAGACTTAATAAAAAGTCGGATTATGCAAGTGATTACCATGAACGTATAATAGAAATGATAGCAGACTTTGAAAGTGAATTAGACGATACTCAAGAGGTGGGCATGAGACTTGTTACATTTGGACAAAGTGTTACCTTTCATGTTCAAAATATTGGCTACTATGATCCTTATCTAATTCGATTTATAGGACAGCTTGAAGATGGTTCACCAGTTGAATTGGTTCAACACGTTTCACAAATTAGTTTCTTACTTATGGCTGCTAAAAAGCTTGATCCTGAAAAGCCAGCCAACAGAATTGGCTTTATCCTTGAGGAAGAAAAGTAA
- a CDS encoding RNA dependent RNA polymerase, which yields MKTKTIQYNIVKINIDQLIESDYNLSMDYSDYRHLFVEQQNNAVLQFIMNYRRLNNQETDCQNKKTTYRLSKRYNHFPLINYISLKVKKKKRIIPYIDDMIFVEAPKNKKKDKHLEHIIRNGFIFNDKKYVRYSIGSDGVTNFVVEDISEVLIEASQLGVTPDTVVTSKYEAQRNLLFTSCTFVEGRPPYIVIIDEYKKTLKDQYIRYAKLTPMTGVDKKTGKEYSFTDKKIEEGYHDVEISPFDGFGVHKPHVSKMFDVVLGQIRKPFMKGVSVEAPIEEYYAERSVTHIVDVFGKSHRVEDIDCIWNVSMWKAYGLFKKTFPNTAEKTPWDEYVKRTEKYGLEQIGISKYSHDKSKSPLKTRMNFQYLQCLDLDNPKYIESFNNKDKEYDILDIKNDGKMVKLARYTTDIFEKIINGDLFYTLKLLGIGDTQGYTSTSNYINAILTNPIMINDPSVKSSIRRLLDKQIKEAKQGKIYVDGFYHTGIGDIIGYLEYAAGLPVVGCLKAGEIFVKTLPVGEVVSFRSPLMDVSEVNKVNIVENEITKKYFDYFTNQDIVMFNMYDLSLPQQGGADLDGDGFYLCNDMSIIDSVIQRPIVIDVEDKATSKSLKYNIDAIVKFELNSRDSRIGEITNTATSLINQRSEDEKTISFNKDSIAFLRLAQGKEIDYRKTGLRWSIPKIMRNKAKKLPHFLIYKYPKEKEMYEKIKKKNKEYEKRGIDKKIPYNVFDSPSAMNELCRYVDRWHWEKGMWKNINVVNNGHLLIDKKIEPSLTDKQLMEKIKIVISNFNAEFKQLINQGKRGKALNNIFTEYEELLYSIHNNKKELANYVIKISYTNISSDKVLCWSLFGEEMLSNLQQNSDSKYRYQIEECSKETEGAKEYLGRYYTFKETVKEKCN from the coding sequence TTGAAAACTAAAACTATACAATACAATATTGTCAAAATTAACATTGATCAACTCATTGAATCAGATTATAACTTGTCTATGGATTATTCTGATTATCGTCATTTGTTTGTCGAGCAGCAGAACAACGCTGTACTTCAATTTATAATGAATTATCGTAGATTAAATAATCAGGAAACAGACTGTCAAAACAAAAAGACGACCTATCGCCTGTCCAAGAGGTATAATCATTTTCCACTGATTAATTATATTAGTTTGAAGGTCAAAAAGAAGAAGCGAATTATACCTTACATTGATGATATGATTTTTGTCGAAGCTCCAAAGAACAAGAAAAAGGATAAGCATCTGGAACATATCATTCGCAATGGTTTCATTTTTAATGATAAGAAATATGTACGTTATAGTATTGGAAGCGATGGAGTTACTAATTTTGTTGTTGAGGATATAAGCGAAGTTTTAATTGAAGCCAGTCAATTAGGTGTTACGCCTGATACAGTAGTCACAAGCAAATATGAAGCACAAAGGAATTTACTATTTACTTCCTGTACGTTTGTGGAAGGAAGACCACCTTACATAGTGATTATCGATGAATACAAGAAGACATTAAAAGATCAGTATATTAGATATGCAAAGTTGACTCCAATGACAGGTGTAGATAAGAAAACAGGAAAAGAATATAGTTTTACTGATAAGAAGATAGAAGAGGGTTATCATGATGTTGAGATTTCACCATTTGATGGATTCGGCGTACATAAACCACATGTTTCAAAAATGTTTGATGTAGTATTAGGTCAAATCCGAAAACCATTTATGAAAGGTGTGTCAGTTGAAGCACCTATAGAGGAATATTATGCTGAACGTAGTGTAACTCATATTGTTGATGTGTTTGGTAAATCACACAGAGTTGAGGACATTGATTGTATATGGAACGTTTCAATGTGGAAGGCATATGGGCTATTTAAAAAGACTTTTCCTAACACAGCCGAAAAGACACCTTGGGATGAATATGTGAAACGCACTGAGAAATATGGATTAGAACAAATTGGTATAAGCAAGTATTCACATGATAAGTCAAAGTCTCCACTCAAAACCAGAATGAATTTTCAATATTTGCAGTGTCTAGATTTAGACAATCCAAAATATATTGAGAGCTTCAACAATAAAGACAAAGAATATGACATTCTCGATATTAAGAACGATGGAAAAATGGTTAAGTTGGCTAGGTATACTACTGATATATTTGAAAAGATTATCAATGGTGATCTATTTTATACATTAAAACTACTAGGAATTGGAGATACACAAGGCTACACTTCAACAAGTAATTACATCAATGCTATTTTAACAAATCCCATTATGATCAATGATCCTTCAGTTAAGTCTTCTATTCGTCGATTGCTAGACAAACAAATAAAAGAAGCCAAGCAGGGCAAGATATATGTTGATGGATTCTACCATACTGGCATTGGTGATATTATAGGTTATCTTGAATATGCGGCTGGACTTCCAGTAGTAGGCTGCTTAAAAGCTGGAGAAATATTCGTAAAGACTTTGCCAGTTGGAGAAGTGGTTTCCTTCAGATCGCCACTAATGGACGTAAGTGAAGTAAACAAGGTAAATATAGTGGAAAATGAGATTACTAAAAAATACTTTGACTACTTCACTAATCAAGATATCGTTATGTTTAATATGTACGATCTTTCTTTACCGCAGCAGGGCGGCGCAGATTTGGATGGGGATGGATTCTATTTATGTAATGATATGTCAATTATTGATTCGGTAATTCAACGTCCAATAGTCATTGATGTTGAGGATAAAGCAACATCCAAATCACTAAAATATAACATAGATGCCATAGTTAAGTTTGAATTGAATAGCCGTGACAGCAGAATTGGTGAAATTACAAACACAGCTACATCTTTGATAAATCAACGCTCAGAAGATGAAAAAACAATAAGTTTTAATAAGGATAGTATAGCCTTTTTGCGGCTGGCACAGGGCAAAGAAATCGATTATCGGAAAACAGGATTAAGATGGAGCATACCGAAGATAATGAGAAATAAGGCCAAAAAGCTGCCACACTTTCTTATTTATAAATATCCGAAGGAAAAAGAAATGTACGAGAAGATAAAAAAGAAAAATAAGGAATATGAAAAAAGAGGTATTGATAAAAAAATTCCGTATAACGTTTTTGATTCTCCATCTGCAATGAATGAGTTGTGTAGATATGTTGATAGATGGCATTGGGAAAAAGGAATGTGGAAAAACATAAATGTGGTGAACAATGGACACTTATTAATTGATAAAAAGATTGAACCGAGTCTTACCGATAAGCAGTTAATGGAGAAAATAAAAATAGTCATTTCAAATTTCAATGCTGAATTTAAACAGTTAATCAATCAGGGTAAAAGAGGTAAGGCGCTAAACAATATATTTACTGAATACGAAGAATTACTGTATTCCATACATAACAATAAAAAAGAACTTGCCAATTATGTTATCAAGATTTCTTATACTAACATTTCTAGCGATAAAGTTTTATGTTGGTCATTGTTTGGGGAAGAGATGCTGTCTAATCTTCAGCAAAATTCAGATAGCAAATATAGATACCAAATAGAAGAATGTAGCAAAGAAACCGAAGGGGCTAAAGAGTACCTGGGGAGATACTATACTTTCAAAGAAACAGTAAAGGAGAAATGTAATTGA
- a CDS encoding transcriptional regulator — protein MLKVTPRLGEVLKEKGYTSQLSFCNEHGINQRAVNSFDKSVQHKSVNLFAIARALNVNVEELFKVEEVPDEETTE, from the coding sequence ATGCTGAAGGTTACACCACGTTTAGGAGAGGTATTGAAAGAAAAAGGTTATACATCGCAATTGTCATTTTGTAATGAACATGGAATCAATCAAAGAGCTGTCAATTCGTTTGATAAAAGTGTTCAACATAAAAGTGTTAATTTGTTCGCAATAGCTAGAGCGCTAAATGTTAATGTGGAAGAATTGTTTAAGGTTGAGGAAGTACCAGACGAAGAAACTACAGAGTAA
- a CDS encoding helix-turn-helix transcriptional regulator, which produces MKITPRLNELLKEHGYTSQLQFCKQHGLSQRSVNQFDKNKAFHIKTLFAISSALGVSINELFIVEYDE; this is translated from the coding sequence ATGAAAATTACGCCAAGACTAAACGAACTATTAAAAGAACATGGATACACAAGCCAACTACAATTTTGCAAACAGCATGGTTTGTCACAACGTTCAGTGAATCAATTTGATAAAAACAAAGCATTCCACATTAAAACCTTGTTTGCAATATCGTCTGCATTAGGCGTTAGTATCAATGAGCTGTTTATAGTTGAATATGATGAATAA
- a CDS encoding DEAD/DEAH box helicase family protein — translation MARNKRITVSDVLKDHMHKWQRGDIITIEAGTGVGKSHFIKNGLYPVAKEEGSKILFLLNRTRLNEQFQKEIERDCKTDVITIRLYQKYEWELIHNNVVVNEEYKYLVCDEFHYFLTESKFNENTEDSFNAIIKEKNKIRIFMSATADAMISYLKFKNIEHESHSIPHDYSHIKELIFYKNDKVLEKFLGTVPKNKKAICFNKSSAKGLALHETFKNSLFVCSDSGTTKEKKYVDKDKVMNMLTEEKFAEKFLFTTSTLDNGVNLKDRAIKYVIADIGDVDTLIQCLGRKRIIDKRDKVTVIIKDISDKMINKLIRDCEIQINPAIYLKENGAAEYVKKYKKKTNNKIVYDCLSDDETGYKKTINELRFFKENYDKELYESMLLEENGYMNYIQSKLQQQTYTVLDDTYEKVSLSDFLDTLINKRLYKEDQDKLVKKIGLRDGRKRLQKSAKSLNVYFSENEIPYVISYKNRDKRRTLSNGQPNPNHDKYYWVIAKFQC, via the coding sequence TTGGCTCGGAATAAAAGGATTACTGTTTCAGATGTGCTAAAGGATCATATGCACAAGTGGCAACGTGGAGATATTATTACAATAGAAGCTGGTACGGGAGTAGGCAAAAGTCATTTCATTAAAAATGGACTTTACCCTGTGGCAAAGGAAGAAGGCTCTAAAATTTTATTCTTGTTGAATAGGACTAGGTTAAATGAACAATTTCAAAAAGAAATAGAACGAGATTGTAAAACTGATGTGATAACTATTCGACTCTATCAGAAATATGAATGGGAACTTATACATAACAATGTGGTAGTAAACGAAGAATATAAGTATCTAGTATGCGATGAGTTTCATTATTTCTTGACGGAATCAAAATTTAATGAGAACACAGAAGATTCATTTAACGCAATAATCAAGGAGAAAAATAAGATTCGCATATTTATGTCTGCAACTGCTGATGCAATGATTTCCTATTTAAAATTCAAAAATATAGAACATGAAAGTCACTCTATACCTCATGATTACAGTCATATAAAAGAACTGATTTTCTATAAGAACGACAAAGTGCTAGAAAAGTTTCTAGGTACTGTGCCTAAAAATAAGAAGGCAATCTGTTTCAATAAAAGTTCAGCCAAAGGACTAGCATTACACGAAACATTTAAAAATTCATTATTTGTTTGTTCTGATTCTGGTACAACTAAAGAAAAAAAGTATGTGGACAAAGATAAAGTAATGAACATGCTGACAGAAGAAAAGTTCGCTGAAAAGTTTCTTTTCACAACTTCTACGTTAGATAATGGTGTTAATCTAAAAGACAGAGCGATCAAATACGTAATTGCCGATATTGGTGATGTAGATACTTTAATTCAATGTTTGGGTAGAAAAAGAATCATTGATAAGAGAGATAAAGTTACTGTGATCATCAAGGACATATCTGATAAGATGATAAATAAATTAATTAGAGATTGTGAAATACAGATTAACCCAGCAATTTATCTGAAAGAAAATGGTGCAGCAGAGTATGTGAAAAAATACAAAAAGAAGACCAATAACAAAATAGTGTATGATTGTTTGTCTGATGATGAAACAGGTTACAAAAAGACAATTAATGAGCTGAGATTTTTTAAAGAAAACTATGATAAGGAGCTTTATGAAAGTATGCTATTAGAAGAAAATGGATATATGAACTACATTCAAAGCAAACTTCAGCAACAAACATATACAGTGTTAGATGATACATATGAGAAAGTAAGTTTATCAGACTTTTTAGACACGTTAATTAATAAACGACTATATAAAGAAGATCAGGACAAATTGGTGAAAAAAATAGGTCTACGTGATGGTAGAAAAAGATTACAGAAATCTGCTAAATCACTAAATGTATATTTCTCTGAAAACGAAATACCGTATGTTATCAGTTATAAAAACAGAGACAAGAGAAGGACTTTGAGTAATGGTCAGCCTAATCCAAATCACGATAAATATTATTGGGTTATTGCAAAATTCCAATGTTAA
- a CDS encoding HTH domain-containing protein, producing the protein MTKVTQTQAVIEAMKQKGGYATLKELYVDVRQVEGVEWKTKTPDATIRRIVQNQKYFFKIRAGLWGLNEMKDSLPLEVIENNESNK; encoded by the coding sequence ATGACAAAGGTAACTCAAACGCAAGCCGTAATTGAAGCAATGAAACAAAAAGGTGGATATGCAACGCTTAAAGAGTTGTATGTAGATGTTCGACAAGTTGAGGGAGTAGAATGGAAAACTAAAACACCAGATGCAACTATAAGAAGGATTGTTCAAAACCAAAAATACTTTTTCAAAATCAGAGCAGGACTTTGGGGACTGAATGAAATGAAAGATAGCTTACCTTTGGAAGTAATCGAAAATAATGAATCGAACAAATAA
- a CDS encoding Ig-like domain-containing protein: protein MKDTYYSGYETNEFDDYAVSGFSELLDNSPEAYEVMINNQKVKSIIQQTTKDNVLKIIGIIGSFHAGDIVSYKGHDYLINLLPQDNRMYQSSKMEMCNIYLKWLDETGNIVSYPSVVYFNTRSSFGIEEGKIMNLVDGRRQTVLPKNEDTVKIRRDQRFIIGGDLFKVNDVDFVSDEGLVNLSFKSDTYNSTTDNLELGIADYYGKVVDYKVDILNRDVTAFKVDETLQLNVKVTNRDVPIQAVVTYYSSDESIVTIDENGMITAIAKGSCVVRAEYKDVSDSIQLNVIEDVVNNYSAEITGDDFIKYNMIKTFTGIFRNNGTQQVDKSRFWITGLDGEVTTLATITEQNDTENTCKIKASNKKGYVLLHVENSSGLSQISKKIEIKSLL, encoded by the coding sequence ATGAAAGATACATATTATAGTGGCTATGAAACAAATGAATTTGATGATTATGCAGTTTCTGGCTTTAGTGAACTACTTGACAATTCACCTGAAGCTTATGAGGTAATGATAAATAACCAAAAAGTTAAAAGCATTATCCAGCAAACCACGAAAGATAACGTATTAAAGATTATTGGAATTATCGGCTCTTTTCATGCTGGAGATATTGTTTCGTATAAAGGTCATGATTATTTAATCAATCTTCTTCCTCAAGACAATCGGATGTATCAATCCAGTAAAATGGAAATGTGTAATATTTATTTAAAATGGCTAGACGAAACAGGTAATATCGTTTCTTATCCATCGGTTGTTTACTTTAATACACGTTCAAGTTTCGGTATTGAAGAAGGGAAGATAATGAACCTCGTAGACGGACGAAGACAGACTGTGCTTCCAAAAAACGAAGATACGGTTAAAATTCGTCGAGATCAAAGGTTCATTATTGGTGGGGATTTATTCAAAGTAAATGATGTTGATTTTGTGAGTGATGAAGGATTAGTAAATCTAAGTTTTAAATCAGATACATACAATTCTACAACCGATAATTTAGAATTAGGCATCGCTGATTACTATGGAAAAGTTGTTGACTATAAAGTTGATATTCTGAATCGAGATGTTACGGCATTCAAAGTTGACGAGACTTTACAGTTGAATGTCAAGGTGACTAATCGAGATGTTCCAATTCAAGCAGTAGTTACATATTATTCGTCAGACGAAAGCATAGTCACTATTGATGAAAATGGAATGATAACTGCAATTGCAAAAGGTTCATGTGTTGTTAGAGCAGAGTACAAAGATGTGTCCGATTCTATTCAGTTAAATGTAATAGAAGATGTAGTCAATAATTACTCGGCTGAAATCACAGGTGATGATTTTATTAAATATAATATGATCAAAACTTTCACCGGGATTTTCAGAAACAACGGTACGCAACAAGTAGATAAGAGTCGGTTTTGGATTACTGGTTTAGATGGAGAAGTCACAACGCTTGCCACCATAACAGAACAAAACGATACTGAAAATACTTGCAAGATTAAAGCTAGTAACAAAAAGGGTTATGTATTGTTGCACGTTGAAAACAGTAGCGGTCTATCTCAAATTAGCAAGAAAATAGAAATCAAATCATTATTATAA
- a CDS encoding helix-turn-helix domain-containing protein, whose protein sequence is MEHFGSFLKSIRGDMSLRKAAEKSGLSHTYISFLEKGEHPKTHKPINPTPDTLKALALAYNYPYKDLLLKAGYLSNQYSLDFETGGTRPATVEESYSDYLTDKRYKDNDIRKILYENDDLNYGGRVLTMSEKERIIQLIPILINE, encoded by the coding sequence ATGGAGCATTTTGGTTCTTTCCTCAAATCAATAAGAGGTGACATGAGTTTGCGAAAGGCTGCTGAAAAAAGTGGTCTAAGCCACACCTATATAAGTTTTCTTGAGAAAGGTGAACATCCTAAAACCCACAAACCTATCAACCCAACTCCTGACACGTTGAAGGCATTAGCACTTGCATATAATTATCCTTATAAAGATTTGCTACTTAAAGCGGGATACTTGAGTAATCAGTATTCCTTAGATTTTGAAACAGGTGGGACACGCCCAGCAACAGTTGAGGAAAGTTATTCGGATTATCTTACTGACAAAAGATATAAAGACAACGATATAAGGAAAATTCTTTATGAAAATGATGACTTGAACTATGGTGGTCGAGTTTTAACTATGAGTGAAAAAGAACGTATAATTCAACTGATTCCAATTTTGATTAATGAATAA